AACTTATCATACCGCTAGGAAACAAACCGGATCTCACTAGGAAATAATTAAATGAACAGTACAACATTTCTTTTAACTGGTAATCCGGCCCGGCACCCCCAAACGCCAAAACCTCAAGACCTGCAGAACTTTAAGTTACATCGACCGCATAGCGTTTAATTAAAATGGCTTTACACCGATAATGTTGCCATGAGGTTCGTAATTACAGGTTATGAAAGTATCGCCGTTATCACACCCGATCCTAGCACAACCGACATTCAATgtatacttccaaacaagttgcGTATAATGTGTACACACTTTGTCAGCCAAACAAGAGTTGTTTTTGTAGTTGAAGAAGGATTTCTCCGCAAACCATTGGTTTATTGCATCTTGGAACGACCAGTTTTTTCCTTGTCCCCAGAAGATGTTCTCTCCGTAATCCGTATCGGAATGAACTAGTTCACAGTCTCGTCTTCTTTGGTGAGCATACCCTCTAGCATACCTTGCTATATCTGGATTCCATGTAAGAAAAGGTAAGCCATATTGAGCTCGAATCTTGTTATGTGGATTAAGAAACATAGAAATTGAGGGTGGACGTGGTGATTGATCTGTGGGTAttgatgttgctgttgttgagctTACTGGTCTAAAGTGAAAAGTAGAAACTAGAATAAGTAGAAAAGTAGTAGTGAATATCAAGAACATATATGAGACCAATAACTTACTGGAAATGGCCATGGCTGAAGAACAAGAATCAGTGTGAAAAACTAGCTAGGGATGGTTGTTTTGACTTTTGAGGTACTGATGCTTTTGAGTTGTATTTATGTAATTTTACTACATTTTGCTAAATAATGTTAGAGATATACTAGTATTATATGGCCTATGTGAGCCCTGAGTTAATGCAAAACGCAGGGAAACATGATAGTTtaaagataaagaaattttggTCAACGGGAACAAAGGATACGGAGAGAGTGGGATTAAGACATGAACGTGAGTATAAATTGTATGTCAGAGTAAGTTTTTCTCTGATGATCTCATGTGTGAGTGGCGTGAGAGCGGCTGAAACTACACAATCCAATGCGAGAAATTTATGGGCTCAAAGAATCGTAAAACAGTCATAAACAAATTCAGCCAATTTTAGTCAACATCGACCACTTGAATACATTGACTATTGAATCACAAGATCTTTCACAGTCGAAGTGGTGCATAAGAATCTCTCTGACTTGGAATATTATGAATATATCGACCTGCATATAGTGAGAACTCAATTAATCTGAATAACACTTGCTAAACAAATAGTTCCGACTATAAGTAACATCTAAAGAACTCAAATACAATCAGCTTGCAGTATTGATCtgctcttgctgctgctgctgctgctgcggcGACTGTTGTGATAGGGATGGTGGCTGCTGCGTCTGCTGGTCGTCACTCAAAGGACATGAGTCATTAGATGGTTCGGAAGGGGTGATTGGGTCAGAACTTGCTTCAGGAGTCGCAGTGCTTATTTCCTCTGCCATCTCCATGAGGTTACCGTTCTTACTAGTTTCATCACTAACCTCCTCTGCATCTGCCATTTCCTCATCCTCGTCACCTCCAACCCCATTCTGGATGGCCTCTGTTTGACCCTTCGGTACCGCATCCTGTGCTACTACTGCAATAGGCCCATCCCCTTCTCTGCTTACTATAGGGTCCGGATCAGTACTAGTAGAAACAGACAGAGTAGAAGTCACCAACAGATTCTGCAAGACGAGACAAAAATTGTAAGTAAATAATACATAGTTCAAGAAAGTTTTTTTGTCCTTGGCAGGAGATTCTTCAACTGAGATTTCTTTGAAAATGTGTTCTACCAATAAATAGCATCGCTGCTATAGATTAAACTCTCTTTACATCTATGGCCTACTGCAGTCATACTGCTCGACTTTGTACACAGTCCTACAGAAGTATCTTCATGGACTAGCAATCACcagggttttgattttttaaatCCACTTACTCCCATATCAAAAGCTTCTACATGAATCAGAAAACAAATGCAACTTTTAAATCCTGCCGAGGGGCAAGAAATTGTGTTTCATCAGGTCAAAACATCATAACATTCGGGTTGGCGAAGGAGTGTGTGGAATTATACGTAGAACCAACAGTTGCTGTTGCAGAAATATTAAATAAAACTCCAGTAACCCTATCACATTCTCAAGCAGAATCGAGATTCGAGAGTGAGCGAGAAAGACTTGTCATAAGAAAATTTAGAAATACTTTCAACCAAATGGATAGTGCAAAATCTAAAAATGTATTGCCAGTCTCCTtttgaacaaaataaaaaagTATACATTTAAAGAGAAAAGTTTCTTAACAAACCTTTTCCAATGCTAGAGCAAGCTTTGAGAGATTAGGGTAAATATTTCGTGCAGCCAATAAGATCTGTTCAATTGCAATGACAATCAGGTATAATAAACAGAACACTAGAAGAGGACAAAGCATTGTAAACCAACCAACAAATACCAAATCATCACTGGCAATCGCGAAACCACATGAAATTGCTTACTTTTACTGAAAGTAATGGATATTCAAACTCGGGAAGGGATAATACAGACACAGATCCACAATATGAAGGGCTTTTATCAGCCATGCAGGGATTTCCATATTACGAGAAACTCAGCATGGGACTATGGGTATGATGATTACCTCACAAATCCTCTGTAGGGTAAACGGAGGACCTTCTATGAAGCTATGAAGTGCTGCAAAACAATAAACGTAGAGTATGATTTAGTTCTTTAAAATACTGAAAAGATAAATTCTTGTTAAACCAATATCACGATCAGCGAGGGCATGGAGCCATGAAGCATCGCACATATGACTTCCACAGTTGATTGCCTACATTGTGCAAGAAACCCCTTTCCAACATGTAGTGATCGCCTAACTATGTTTTTGTTCTTTATACGTTGCATTACAACAAGAATAGAATATGCCATGAATTACAGACAATTAAACAAAGTAACTAACTTAACTAACAAGGATATATATATAAGGAAATCTTAGAAATACCTTGATCCAGCCTTTTGACCAAGTCTGGGTATGTTTCTCCTAATTTAGAAGTTTGCTGATCGCTGGTTAGTTGGGCTTCGGGATACTCGGACAGGACCTTCATGAGGCCAATACGAAACAAAGAATTAGTGTATCTATGAAAccaatgacttgaaagatactttaatTATAAAAACTACCAACAGTCATCACTAGACGCTTAGTAGTGGAGACTAACATGCTGGGCATACCTCACCATACCTGCTTCAGCTTAAATGATAGTAACATCTGCAACATCTCCCAGGGATGCCTGAAAGGCAACATAGACATACTAAGTACTCCAAGTATATACTCTATATGAACTTAATAGACAACTGAAGATGCCGTGATATTCTACATACCAGAACTTCCCGGTGGCTGCAATGACTGACAGTATTTCTGTAAGCTCACCACCAGTAGATATCTTAAACCTCGGTTCCGAATCTCTACAAATTCAAAAATATAGCACACTTGATGATTGTGGATACACATCTGAGACAAACACCAAGACCACCGACAAGCATGGATAGTGGATACAGTAATCATTACAACAGAAGAAGATTGGGTTCCCCGGTATAAGTAAAAACCATGTCTTCTAAAATTTCAAAGAAGGGTACAAAAGTTCAGCTTGCAACCAGCAGTTAAGAAATGATACCAAGTCTTCATCACTACATAAGCTAAGGAACCTGCAAGATATGCAGTTTGCTAGCCTTGTATGTATCAGGTGCTACATCCAGAAGCACTtcatttcaacaacaacaaaaaaaggtaCACTAACTAAATCATTTGGCAGTAGACAATAGACACCCACCTATGACACTCTAACAATTAGTTGAGAAACTGCACTATTGTGTCTCTAAGACATTAGAACCTCAAATCCTATCAAGCACGGATCCCCAACTCCTCACCATCAAGCAATATCATTGCTTAAAAGTAAACATAAAGTGAACACATAGCAATATAAGGTTCTCAATCACAGGAATTTCGTAATTcataaaatatgcatagacacttAAATCAGTACGAAAAAAAGAAGCAGTAATGTGTACCCGAAGTATATGTACTGATGATCATCATCATTGGCAACATATTGTGCTGCAGGTTGCTCCGGATTTTCTTCAGAAGTCATCTCCATTATCTGTGCCTTGTCCACCTGCATAACAGCCTTTGCAGTTCACAAATTACTTACTCGGATAAGTAATAATCTACACTAAAATGACTACGAAATATACTGGTTCttagaaaaccctagaaatcctaAGACCCAATTGAAAACCAAGGAAAGAGAAACTCTGACTTAACTGGATGATAATCTGCAAAGAAAGAGAAACCCTGGCTTAATGGAATGCTATGTGAGACGTACCTGTTATTTGACGAACCCTAATTCGTAGAAAGAGAgagaaacgaagatgatgaagtgaGACTGAGAGAGAGCGGTGGAGTTGAACCAAAGGTGTGAGTAATACTGAGCATATTacagaagaaaaacaaattgtgATACAGTCCCCTCAGTTTTCGTGTAATTACAATATTCCCCTTTGAATTGAGAAGAGGGCCTCCTTTGAAGTCTACTTTTTTGTTTGAAGCAAAAATTTTGCTTCCGACTTTTGTTTAGAAGCCTATTATTGGGGTGTCACATTCCGAACGTCTAGTGACCATAAAACGGTTAGGGATATTCTTGGTTCAATACCAAATGTCTAAAATAACTttcaattaaaatcaaaacctaaaaactaaaaccaaaatcaaaacttAATTCTCATTTAAAGATCTGCTccaccttttcttcttcttcttcttaacttCCTCTCATTCATCAACCATAAATTATTCCCTccttttttttcaatcaaaatcattTCACCATCTTCGATCAATCGACTGTTCGAAAAATTTATAATCACCGATTGAATTCTCTTTCAAAGGTGCGGAAGAAGCATATTGATAGAAGTGATGGTAATCAACAAACCAATTGCATCTGAAGCATATTGATAGAAGTGATGGTAATCAACAAACCAATTGCATCTAAATGGTTTGATTGATTGAAAccgtagaaaaaaaaattaggtttcagaaccagttacggttgggttTTCTTAAAAAAACCAACCGTAACTGTTTTACAGTTGGGTTCGACCAAAAAAACCTAGGCGTAACAGAATTACAATTAGGTtcgacacaaaaaaaaaaaaccagccaTAACTGTTTTACAGTTGGGTTCGACAAAAACTGTTGTAGCTGATTTAAAGTTGGGTTTCGACCAAAAACCCCCAGCCGTTACTGGTTTAAAATtgggttttcctaattttacctAGTTACGGTTAGGAGTTCATCATCACCTAACCGTAAATTTATCTTACGGTTGGCTACAAAGGAAAAACTCAACCATAAACTGCTCTGAAAAGctaaaaaattcaaatttttactttcatcaattttgaaaaataaaaagaacattGGTTGGGTAATTTAAAATCTAGGTTTCAGTTAGAAAAAATCTCCAAAGTTTCTCacttttcaactttttcttcccA
This DNA window, taken from Papaver somniferum cultivar HN1 chromosome 3, ASM357369v1, whole genome shotgun sequence, encodes the following:
- the LOC113357465 gene encoding serine/threonine-protein phosphatase 4 regulatory subunit 2-like isoform X1 — translated: MQVDKAQIMEMTSEENPEQPAAQYVANDDDHQYIYFGDSEPRFKISTGGELTEILSVIAATGKFWHPWEMLQMLLSFKLKQVLSEYPEAQLTSDQQTSKLGETYPDLVKRLDQALHSFIEGPPFTLQRICEILLAARNIYPNLSKLALALEKNLLVTSTLSVSTSTDPDPIVSREGDGPIAVVAQDAVPKGQTEAIQNGVGGDEDEEMADAEEVSDETSKNGNLMEMAEEISTATPEASSDPITPSEPSNDSCPLSDDQQTQQPPSLSQQSPQQQQQQQEQINTAS
- the LOC113357465 gene encoding serine/threonine-protein phosphatase 4 regulatory subunit 2-like isoform X2; its protein translation is MEMTSEENPEQPAAQYVANDDDHQYIYFGDSEPRFKISTGGELTEILSVIAATGKFWHPWEMLQMLLSFKLKQVLSEYPEAQLTSDQQTSKLGETYPDLVKRLDQALHSFIEGPPFTLQRICEILLAARNIYPNLSKLALALEKNLLVTSTLSVSTSTDPDPIVSREGDGPIAVVAQDAVPKGQTEAIQNGVGGDEDEEMADAEEVSDETSKNGNLMEMAEEISTATPEASSDPITPSEPSNDSCPLSDDQQTQQPPSLSQQSPQQQQQQQEQINTAS